One window of the Runella slithyformis DSM 19594 genome contains the following:
- a CDS encoding Cas10/Cmr2 second palm domain-containing protein produces MAYLYGASVQGIQGFIFQTNKLKEIVGASELVEQICTTKFLEVAGIDSSVRDTDGNIPNLIINAAGNIKYIFEDKAKCENFVRIFPKVIMDFAPGITISQAVVPLSGDLSKDIDFLEQRLKVQRSKVSMPVETGFMGLERDRRAGGVAFISRNKRKGGSEEICEATHKKRQKSDPDYQYKDEQQKENLFFKISNKVVSKDEVPHDVDKISESGKNSWLAIIHADGNALGILLQTLGKKLKENKFSAEKVKTAFSTFSKNLDAATKKAAQIAFENIIKVDLAEYKYPIRPVILGGDDLTVIIRADLALDFTIEFLKAFEKETETQFGFLKTEYKVDGFENGITACAGIAYIKEKYPFHYGVHLADMLTGKAKKFSKEDEKAIPPSSISFYKVQSSFIESLDDMTGKTLTATESSVSFDYGPYLIHAQEGKPSVEMLKKKLAVLEEEAEKRDQSRGVSKLRQWISELYKDKSTASFMLERIKQTEEHRKEKSLYERLGLENALEEIEKNKDENVLPKHKTIIYDVIQLHSLKY; encoded by the coding sequence ATGGCATATCTATACGGAGCCAGTGTGCAAGGCATACAGGGCTTTATTTTTCAAACAAACAAACTCAAAGAAATTGTTGGTGCAAGCGAGTTGGTGGAACAGATTTGTACGACAAAATTTTTGGAAGTAGCTGGTATTGATAGCAGTGTCCGGGATACTGATGGAAATATTCCAAACCTAATCATCAACGCGGCCGGGAATATCAAATACATTTTTGAAGACAAAGCTAAATGTGAAAATTTCGTTAGAATCTTTCCTAAAGTCATTATGGACTTTGCCCCAGGTATTACAATCAGTCAAGCGGTTGTTCCTTTATCAGGAGATTTATCAAAGGATATAGACTTTTTGGAACAACGCTTAAAAGTACAACGAAGCAAAGTTTCGATGCCAGTTGAAACAGGCTTTATGGGTTTAGAACGAGATAGAAGAGCTGGCGGTGTAGCTTTCATTAGTAGAAACAAACGAAAAGGAGGAAGCGAAGAAATTTGTGAAGCAACTCATAAAAAACGTCAAAAATCTGACCCTGACTATCAGTATAAAGATGAACAACAAAAAGAGAACCTGTTTTTCAAAATATCTAACAAGGTTGTATCAAAAGATGAAGTACCTCACGATGTAGATAAAATTAGTGAAAGTGGCAAAAACTCATGGCTGGCTATTATTCATGCTGATGGGAATGCTTTAGGTATTCTTTTACAAACACTTGGAAAAAAACTCAAAGAAAATAAGTTTTCAGCAGAGAAAGTAAAAACAGCTTTTTCAACTTTTTCTAAAAATCTTGACGCTGCTACAAAAAAGGCTGCTCAGATAGCTTTTGAAAATATTATTAAAGTTGATTTAGCCGAGTATAAGTATCCCATCCGTCCCGTAATCCTTGGTGGTGATGATCTAACAGTCATTATCCGTGCAGATTTAGCTTTAGATTTTACGATTGAGTTTTTGAAAGCGTTTGAAAAAGAAACTGAAACGCAGTTTGGTTTTTTGAAGACAGAGTATAAAGTTGATGGCTTTGAAAATGGCATTACTGCCTGTGCCGGCATTGCCTATATCAAAGAAAAGTATCCTTTTCATTATGGGGTGCATTTAGCTGATATGCTTACAGGTAAAGCAAAGAAGTTTTCTAAGGAAGATGAAAAAGCTATTCCTCCTTCAAGTATATCTTTCTACAAAGTACAATCTTCATTTATTGAAAGTTTAGATGATATGACTGGGAAAACGCTCACGGCTACAGAATCAAGTGTAAGTTTTGATTATGGACCTTATTTGATTCATGCCCAAGAAGGAAAACCGAGTGTAGAAATGCTTAAAAAGAAGTTGGCTGTTCTTGAGGAAGAAGCTGAAAAACGAGATCAATCAAGAGGAGTGTCTAAACTTCGTCAATGGATTTCAGAACTATATAAAGATAAATCTACAGCAAGTTTTATGTTAGAGAGGATAAAACAGACAGAAGAACATCGAAAAGAGAAGAGTCTGTATGAACGTTTGGGTTTGGAGAATGCTCTTGAAGAAATAGAGAAAAATAAAGATGAAAATGTTTTGCCTAAACATAAAACCATCATCTACGACGTAATTCAACTTCATTCCCTAAAGTACTAA
- a CDS encoding RAMP superfamily CRISPR-associated protein — protein MELTYKITFLSDWHCGSGLSGGAEADATVIKDDRNLPYIAGKTIKGLLKEALEEMYEVKPDTKEKICIDELLGYEIKDEKTKKVIETKSGIAFFSNATLPKEEKEDITPVLSDFLYRNIASTQIEKNGTAKDNSLRVMEVCIPITLEGRITGIASEKQIELLTNALKWVRHLGVNRNRGLGRCKFEITPKSN, from the coding sequence ATGGAACTGACCTACAAAATAACATTTTTAAGCGATTGGCATTGCGGTTCGGGATTGTCGGGTGGTGCAGAAGCCGATGCAACGGTTATCAAAGATGACCGTAATTTACCTTATATAGCCGGTAAGACCATAAAGGGCTTATTAAAAGAGGCTTTAGAGGAAATGTATGAAGTAAAGCCTGATACAAAGGAGAAAATATGTATTGATGAGCTATTGGGCTATGAAATTAAAGATGAAAAAACGAAAAAAGTCATAGAAACGAAAAGCGGCATTGCTTTCTTTTCTAATGCCACACTGCCCAAAGAAGAAAAAGAAGACATCACTCCAGTACTGAGTGATTTTTTATACCGAAACATTGCTTCAACCCAAATAGAGAAAAACGGCACTGCCAAAGACAACTCTTTGAGAGTCATGGAGGTTTGTATTCCGATTACTTTAGAGGGTAGAATAACAGGCATTGCTTCTGAGAAACAGATAGAATTACTAACAAATGCTCTCAAATGGGTTCGGCATTTGGGGGTAAATCGTAACCGAGGATTAGGTAGATGTAAGTTTGAAATCACTCCAAAATCGAATTAA
- a CDS encoding IS630 family transposase, whose translation MCSPSFAVRGHPRVKRPLSRRRRAKEHLSLIAAMAPNGRLYVGGQDKAYNSEGVVDFLEYLCRRYRSKDLIVIWDGATIHRSQAIKDFLARKKGRVHLVALPGYSPELNPVELLWSQLKRELKNRVFLDLTDLAEVLKEKIEEVRKDTELLVSFFKKKEVAFFTG comes from the coding sequence ATCTGCTCCCCCTCGTTTGCCGTACGTGGGCACCCAAGGGTAAAACGCCCATTATCGAGGAGAAGGCGGGCAAAAGAACACCTCAGTCTGATCGCCGCGATGGCCCCTAATGGGAGGCTGTACGTCGGCGGACAAGACAAGGCATACAATAGTGAGGGGGTGGTTGACTTTCTGGAGTACCTATGCCGCAGGTACCGCAGCAAGGACTTGATCGTGATCTGGGATGGCGCGACCATCCACCGTAGCCAAGCCATAAAGGACTTTTTGGCGCGCAAGAAAGGGCGCGTGCACCTTGTGGCCCTGCCTGGTTATAGCCCGGAACTGAACCCGGTCGAGTTGCTGTGGAGTCAGTTAAAAAGAGAGCTCAAAAACCGGGTATTCCTCGACCTGACAGATTTGGCCGAAGTGTTGAAAGAAAAAATTGAGGAGGTCAGAAAAGACACGGAATTGCTGGTTTCATTCTTTAAAAAGAAGGAAGTAGCTTTCTTTACAGGATAA
- a CDS encoding IS630 family transposase, whose protein sequence is MKAKYKPSDYEILRRRCVELKEAGWKQKDITSALGLTEGWVSQTLKKYRELGAEGLLARKPPGSLPKLTSEQLSQLVEELKQGAVSHGFPGHIWTRSRVNELIGRLFGVSYDLTQVGRILKKLGWSLQKPAKKARQQSKQKVQQWREETVPELKKAEDENRAIVYIDESGFYLLPLVCRTWAPKGKTPIIEEKAGKRTPQSDRRDGP, encoded by the coding sequence ATGAAAGCAAAATACAAACCATCAGATTACGAAATACTACGTCGCCGCTGCGTGGAGTTGAAAGAAGCGGGTTGGAAGCAGAAGGACATCACCTCGGCTCTTGGACTGACCGAGGGCTGGGTAAGCCAGACGCTGAAAAAGTATCGGGAGTTGGGGGCGGAAGGCTTGCTGGCCCGAAAGCCGCCAGGTTCGTTGCCTAAACTGACGTCAGAACAGCTTTCGCAGCTTGTCGAAGAGCTTAAACAAGGTGCTGTCAGCCACGGTTTTCCCGGCCACATCTGGACACGCTCTCGTGTCAACGAGTTGATTGGCAGGCTATTCGGTGTCAGCTACGACCTAACGCAGGTGGGGCGTATCCTAAAAAAACTGGGATGGAGCTTGCAGAAGCCCGCCAAAAAGGCTCGCCAGCAGAGCAAGCAGAAAGTCCAGCAGTGGCGGGAAGAGACGGTACCGGAATTAAAAAAAGCCGAGGATGAGAACCGTGCTATCGTATATATCGATGAATCAGGCTTCTATCTGCTCCCCCTCGTTTGCCGTACGTGGGCACCCAAGGGTAAAACGCCCATTATCGAGGAGAAGGCGGGCAAAAGAACACCTCAGTCTGATCGCCGCGATGGCCCCTAA
- a CDS encoding DUF1887 family protein, producing the protein MVKTNTFDLAVQDGKFLVKHKGILFFESSLTESDIDFFYFNAGWFELLTAQSLLKKYPEDKIYLSVRFPYLSNQIFDKNEVDILINDSGKLVFIECKSGEVKSEHIDRIKNRKDTFGGLISKSILVTRFPLETNVNTHLSKNMVEKCKEYGIEYKTLYELSK; encoded by the coding sequence ATGGTAAAAACAAATACTTTTGATTTAGCCGTACAAGACGGTAAATTTCTGGTAAAACACAAAGGTATATTGTTTTTTGAAAGTAGCTTAACAGAATCAGATATTGATTTCTTTTATTTCAATGCAGGATGGTTTGAACTTTTAACTGCACAATCATTATTAAAAAAATACCCCGAAGATAAAATTTACTTAAGTGTAAGATTTCCTTATTTATCGAATCAAATTTTTGATAAAAATGAAGTTGATATTTTGATAAATGATAGCGGAAAGCTTGTTTTTATTGAATGCAAATCAGGTGAGGTAAAATCGGAACATATTGATAGAATCAAAAACCGAAAAGATACTTTTGGAGGGTTGATTTCAAAAAGTATTTTGGTTACTCGTTTTCCGTTAGAAACAAACGTTAACACTCACCTTAGTAAAAATATGGTGGAAAAGTGCAAGGAGTATGGAATAGAATATAAAACCTTATATGAACTCTCAAAATAA
- the csx2 gene encoding TIGR02221 family CRISPR-associated protein, translated as MGRKIFISFLGTNNYVPCNYFVETDATRKVSDIKYVQEAIIKLFCSDFTKNDAIFTFTTTLAHQMNYLDDGQWNNKSQQYDLPNTGLQGVYKNILGGSNSPQYQSLPIKEGFSEKEIWEIFETVSSVIEKDDELILDITHAFRFLPMLGITLIDFLKVTKNITVKGVFYGAFEKLGVQSKVLSMPIEERNAPIINLLSLIELQRWTQAANNFNQYGFADGILELTNKNIKPILAKSQGRDELSQNLRGLGNIIDTLIKNIFTNRGRNLNEFNSESLENNISFIESSDLFIKPLKSLFEIIKNKIIPFTYSKEIWLESAKWCNNHNLIQQGITQLQEGIITYLLGLCCIVMLATV; from the coding sequence ATGGGTCGTAAAATTTTTATTTCGTTTTTGGGGACTAATAATTATGTTCCTTGCAATTATTTTGTAGAAACAGATGCTACCCGAAAAGTGAGTGACATTAAATATGTTCAGGAGGCGATTATCAAGTTATTTTGTAGTGATTTTACGAAAAATGATGCAATATTCACCTTTACTACAACACTGGCTCACCAAATGAATTACTTAGATGATGGCCAGTGGAACAATAAAAGCCAACAATACGACTTACCCAATACTGGTTTACAGGGTGTTTATAAGAATATTTTAGGAGGTTCAAACAGTCCGCAATATCAATCATTGCCTATTAAAGAGGGTTTTTCAGAAAAAGAAATTTGGGAAATATTTGAAACCGTATCGAGTGTTATTGAAAAAGATGATGAGTTGATACTGGATATTACTCACGCCTTTAGATTTTTACCTATGCTCGGCATAACCCTGATAGATTTTTTGAAAGTAACCAAAAATATCACTGTGAAAGGTGTATTTTATGGTGCATTTGAAAAATTGGGCGTACAATCAAAAGTACTCAGTATGCCTATTGAAGAACGTAATGCTCCAATTATCAACCTTTTGTCTTTAATTGAACTTCAGCGTTGGACACAAGCGGCAAACAATTTTAATCAATACGGCTTTGCTGATGGCATTTTAGAATTAACCAATAAAAATATTAAACCTATTTTAGCTAAATCTCAGGGAAGAGACGAACTTTCTCAAAATTTAAGGGGCTTAGGAAATATTATTGACACACTTATTAAAAACATTTTTACTAACCGAGGTAGAAACTTGAATGAATTTAACTCAGAAAGCCTTGAAAATAATATTTCATTTATCGAGTCATCCGATTTGTTTATTAAGCCTCTTAAATCACTTTTTGAAATTATTAAAAATAAGATAATTCCTTTCACTTATTCAAAAGAGATTTGGTTAGAATCCGCAAAATGGTGCAATAACCATAACCTTATACAACAAGGTATAACCCAACTACAAGAAGGTATTATTACGTATTTATTAGGGCTTTGTTGCATAGTTATGTTGGCAACCGTTTGA
- a CDS encoding IS5 family transposase, which translates to MPKIHFFTQAENLPPKAQRNPPIPKEKYRLTNWPEYNKALINRGFVTLWLNEKTLTQWYYQGPRTRGGLLRYSDQCIQAALALKAAFRLAFRQTQGLIQSLLAIMKIDIQVPSYSQLCRRQAHLQAFHTPQKPTDNQVKPIHLVVDSTGLKVYGEGEWKVRKHGADQRRTWRKLHLVADEATNTIHAVELTTHSISDAEMIKPLLADIEWPIAKLRADGAYDQVKVFDELEKHWIQPVIPPRSNAVIWTSENGNDLIHPRNEAVRQIRLVGIAAWKQQIGYHRRSKAETAMFRWKMIFGERLSARLVTNQQTEAQIKATCLNRFTRLGMPKTVKRLPT; encoded by the coding sequence ATGCCAAAAATACACTTTTTTACCCAAGCCGAAAATTTACCGCCCAAGGCACAAAGAAATCCACCAATCCCCAAAGAAAAATACCGGTTAACCAACTGGCCTGAATATAATAAGGCATTGATTAACAGAGGCTTTGTCACCCTTTGGCTGAATGAAAAGACGTTGACTCAATGGTACTATCAAGGACCTCGTACTCGCGGCGGGCTATTGCGCTATTCAGATCAATGTATCCAAGCAGCCTTGGCTCTTAAAGCGGCCTTCCGGCTGGCCTTTCGACAAACACAAGGGTTGATTCAGAGTTTATTAGCGATTATGAAGATTGACATTCAAGTACCCAGCTACAGTCAGCTTTGTAGGCGACAGGCTCACCTACAGGCCTTCCATACCCCTCAAAAACCTACTGATAACCAAGTCAAACCGATTCATCTGGTAGTGGATAGTACGGGATTAAAAGTCTATGGCGAGGGTGAGTGGAAGGTACGCAAGCATGGAGCTGATCAACGGCGTACCTGGCGTAAACTGCATTTAGTAGCCGATGAAGCTACTAATACCATCCACGCTGTTGAGTTGACAACTCATTCCATCAGTGATGCTGAGATGATTAAGCCCTTACTGGCTGATATTGAATGGCCTATCGCTAAACTAAGGGCAGATGGAGCTTATGACCAAGTCAAAGTTTTTGACGAGTTAGAAAAGCACTGGATTCAGCCTGTGATACCGCCCCGATCCAACGCAGTCATCTGGACCAGTGAAAACGGAAATGATTTAATACACCCTCGTAATGAGGCCGTTCGTCAGATTCGTTTGGTGGGTATAGCAGCATGGAAACAGCAAATTGGCTACCATCGCCGGAGCAAAGCCGAGACGGCTATGTTTCGTTGGAAGATGATTTTCGGTGAACGGTTGTCGGCTCGATTGGTAACTAATCAACAGACCGAAGCCCAAATCAAAGCCACTTGCTTAAACCGATTCACCAGATTGGGTATGCCTAAGACAGTCAAACGGTTGCCAACATAA
- a CDS encoding PKD domain-containing protein — protein MKLTTLMLFLLTVHFQSIGQIRGIKISGDTCSNFTLALQAEGTSRSPYFFWQFGDPASGIKDSITITGLSPSPFPTHTFTSPGVYNVCVSFQEPNLPVVKICRSISIGLCCDGLITFKDSCLQNNSTFSFKTGASINSINWNFGDIASGANNNSNALNPSHKFTSAGTYTVIATVNAACGVFKDTSIVSIINCNRAPCTGTILHKDTCLNRQTSFQINSIDPIVSVNWNFGDPGSGVFNTSTSNNTNHQFTTSKVFTIRAIVNFNCGIDTLFKTIEIINCEITDSSLCKVSIPDAFSPNNDNINDLFLPLTSCPLEKYELLIFNRWGELIFKSNNPENAWNGDYKGVECPVGIYTYLLMYKYPNKPNEIKRGDVAIIK, from the coding sequence ATGAAACTCACAACTTTAATGTTATTCCTTCTGACAGTACATTTTCAATCTATCGGACAAATTAGGGGTATTAAGATTTCCGGAGATACCTGTTCAAATTTTACCCTTGCCCTACAAGCGGAAGGAACAAGCCGTTCGCCTTATTTTTTTTGGCAATTTGGAGACCCTGCCAGTGGAATAAAGGATAGTATTACAATTACTGGATTAAGCCCTTCCCCATTTCCTACTCACACTTTTACTTCACCGGGTGTTTATAATGTCTGTGTAAGCTTTCAGGAACCTAACTTACCGGTTGTAAAAATATGCAGATCAATATCTATAGGGTTATGTTGTGATGGATTAATTACCTTCAAGGATAGTTGCCTCCAGAATAATAGTACATTCTCATTTAAAACAGGAGCTTCGATCAATAGTATTAATTGGAATTTCGGAGACATTGCCAGTGGGGCAAACAATAATTCAAATGCGTTAAATCCTTCACATAAGTTTACTTCTGCCGGAACTTATACAGTAATTGCAACTGTCAATGCTGCTTGTGGAGTATTTAAAGACACATCCATAGTCTCAATAATAAACTGCAATAGGGCCCCTTGTACGGGAACTATCCTGCACAAAGATACTTGTTTAAACAGGCAAACTTCTTTTCAAATAAATTCAATTGATCCAATTGTTTCAGTTAATTGGAACTTTGGCGACCCCGGTAGCGGCGTATTTAATACATCAACATCAAATAATACTAACCACCAATTTACAACATCAAAGGTTTTCACTATTAGAGCCATAGTTAACTTCAATTGTGGTATTGATACATTGTTTAAAACTATAGAAATAATAAATTGTGAAATAACAGACAGTTCACTTTGTAAAGTCAGTATTCCGGATGCTTTTTCGCCTAACAATGATAATATAAACGATTTATTTTTACCATTGACATCCTGTCCACTTGAAAAATACGAGTTACTGATATTTAATCGATGGGGTGAACTGATTTTTAAATCCAATAACCCCGAAAACGCCTGGAATGGAGATTACAAAGGGGTAGAATGTCCGGTCGGTATATATACTTATTTATTAATGTACAAATACCCAAATAAACCGAATGAAATTAAAAGAGGAGACGTGGCAATCATTAAGTAA
- a CDS encoding ISLre2-like element ISRsl1 family transposase: MDTQALPTMSKEEYPALAEQKYNDLQGLKKEPTFYDYEKSFEQIWLDLGRQVLEKNLNDVPEDRRKNRIADAKSMTTRFGKIEIANSEPFSHHPNGFGISPFLQEKLVFWGHSEVYKEAAELAHSLLCIPVCSSQVYRLTNHYRAAIEPDLAQIPAPAEPESAPTVVPTVVYVEIDGANLLTDEGYKDTKLARIFPDTALQASVVEDRGGRITESEFIAHLGNVTEFSAKVMPVVDRYNTLEENVVGISDGAIWIRHLMEKACPKATLILDLYHCLGHVSEAGVAAFGSGKRAIDWLNTQRNLLLESFLNSISANIKGLPIAGSLRDSVCSYLKSNRDRMDYRCYRERGLLIGSGAIESAHRTVMQRRLKRSGQRWSIRGAQRVLNLRVCSMSGRWRLVGEHIEPIKSTMDT; encoded by the coding sequence ATGGATACACAAGCCTTACCGACCATGAGCAAAGAGGAATATCCGGCCTTGGCCGAACAAAAGTATAACGATCTGCAAGGTCTAAAAAAGGAGCCTACTTTCTACGATTATGAAAAATCCTTTGAGCAGATTTGGCTGGATTTAGGCCGACAAGTCTTAGAAAAAAACCTGAATGACGTGCCGGAGGATCGACGTAAAAATCGGATCGCCGACGCGAAAAGCATGACTACCCGCTTTGGAAAAATAGAAATTGCTAACAGTGAACCATTTAGCCATCATCCTAACGGATTTGGTATCAGCCCATTCTTGCAAGAAAAACTCGTCTTTTGGGGCCACTCAGAAGTCTATAAAGAAGCGGCTGAGTTAGCCCATTCGTTGCTGTGTATCCCTGTTTGTAGCAGCCAGGTTTATCGACTTACTAACCACTATAGAGCCGCTATCGAACCCGATTTAGCCCAGATTCCTGCCCCTGCTGAGCCAGAATCGGCGCCGACCGTAGTACCAACGGTTGTTTATGTAGAGATCGACGGAGCCAATTTACTTACCGATGAAGGCTATAAAGACACCAAATTAGCCCGTATTTTTCCTGATACGGCCCTTCAGGCCAGCGTGGTCGAAGATCGGGGCGGACGCATTACGGAGTCCGAGTTTATCGCCCATTTAGGCAATGTGACGGAGTTTAGTGCTAAAGTGATGCCTGTAGTAGATCGCTATAATACCCTTGAAGAAAACGTAGTGGGCATCAGCGATGGGGCCATCTGGATTCGACACTTGATGGAAAAAGCGTGTCCAAAAGCAACACTCATTTTAGATCTTTATCATTGTTTGGGCCATGTCAGCGAGGCTGGTGTGGCGGCTTTTGGGAGTGGGAAGCGGGCAATAGATTGGCTTAACACTCAACGTAATCTTCTGTTAGAAAGTTTTTTAAACAGTATTTCAGCGAATATCAAGGGGCTACCCATTGCTGGTTCTCTTCGCGATTCAGTGTGTTCTTATCTGAAATCAAATCGAGACCGAATGGACTACAGGTGTTATCGGGAACGGGGTTTATTGATTGGTTCTGGGGCGATAGAATCGGCTCACCGAACAGTCATGCAACGTCGTTTGAAGCGATCTGGTCAACGGTGGAGTATTCGAGGTGCTCAACGCGTGTTAAACCTGCGGGTGTGTTCGATGAGTGGCCGCTGGCGATTGGTAGGCGAGCACATAGAGCCTATTAAGAGTACTATGGATACATAG